The Spirosoma radiotolerans genome has a window encoding:
- the pyrR gene encoding bifunctional pyr operon transcriptional regulator/uracil phosphoribosyltransferase PyrR, whose protein sequence is MNQQRLILSSPLLEIVVSRLAQQLIENYQNFDDTVILGLQPRGIYFAERVARELNRALGHEVPLGYLDATFYRDDFRRRDTPLRPNTTHVPFIIENKRVILVDDVLATGRMVRAALDAMTAFGRPRKVELLVLIDRRYNRDLPIKPDYTGKRVNTLESQQVLVEWTEQGAEADRIWLVG, encoded by the coding sequence ATGAATCAACAGCGCCTAATTTTATCCAGTCCGTTGCTGGAAATTGTTGTGAGCAGACTCGCCCAACAACTCATCGAAAATTATCAGAATTTCGACGACACCGTCATTCTGGGGTTGCAGCCGCGAGGAATCTATTTTGCCGAACGCGTTGCCCGTGAACTGAACCGCGCGCTGGGACATGAGGTGCCCCTTGGCTACCTGGACGCGACCTTCTATCGGGACGATTTCCGCCGGCGCGATACGCCCCTGCGACCCAATACAACGCATGTTCCGTTCATCATTGAAAACAAGCGCGTCATTCTTGTAGATGATGTGCTGGCTACGGGTCGAATGGTGCGGGCAGCCCTCGATGCCATGACCGCGTTCGGACGTCCCAGAAAAGTGGAGTTGCTCGTACTGATCGACCGACGTTATAACCGCGACCTACCCATCAAACCAGATTATACCGGCAAACGTGTTAATACGCTGGAGTCGCAACAAGTACTGGTGGAGTGGACCGAACAGGGAGCCGAAGCGGATCGTATCTGGTTAGTTGGTTAG